A single window of Lutzomyia longipalpis isolate SR_M1_2022 chromosome 1, ASM2433408v1 DNA harbors:
- the LOC129797377 gene encoding uncharacterized protein LOC129797377 — MTDEQYIVPRRIQKRYEQRFRDAWLENPLLKDWLRDCYTPEGIREARCIYCNIRLCPRFIDLSKHAMTRKHMKNTPHEGSLIVHSSDVEESEDAEGQGEVEEYETEETKNENIMYEVILDHPNKEDTVEQHTQEEATIEQLHLETSGNSSTSVEPPLKILKMGFKSNNGDEGTSQVPKDVSPPTTVLRKVKATSTEPNILLERKKLVLQIKNEELRAYKMQLEAFKMERELGFGRSIFTKNLPTKSSL; from the exons ATGACTGATGAGCAGTACATTGTGCCAAGGCGCATTCAGAAGCGATATGAACAGAGATTCCGCGACGCTTGGTTGGAGAATCCTCTGCTGAAGGATTGGCTAAGGGATTGCTATACACCTGAGGGAATTCGTGAAGCCCGCTGTATTTATTGCAACATTCGACTTTGCCCGCGTTTTATTGACCTCTCCAAACATGCAATGACCAGGAAGCACATGAAGAATACACCACATGAAG GCTCATTGATTGTGCATTCTAGCGATGTCGAAGAGAGTGAAGATGCCGAGGGGCAGGGCGAAGTGGAAGAATACGAGACTGAGGAAACTAAGAATGAGAACATTATGTATGAAGTTATCCTTGATCATCCAAATAAGGAGGATACCGTGGAACAACATACCCAAGAGGAAGCCACAATAGAGCAACTCCACTTGGAAACATCCGGAAATTCCAGTACCAGCGTAGAGCCTCCActgaaaatcctcaaaatggGCTTCAAGAGCAACAATGGTGATGAAGGTACATCGCAGGTGCCCAAGGATGTCTCTCCACCCACAACGGTGTTACGGAAAGTTAAGGCAACATCCACAGAGCCAAATATTCTTCTGGAGAGAAAGAAGCTGGTGCTTCAGATTAAGAATGAAGAGCTCCGTGCCTACAAAATGCAACTTGAAGCATTCAAAATGGAACGAGAATTGGGATTTGGTAgatcaattttcacaaagaacCTCCCCACTAAATCTTCCCTATGA
- the LOC129797376 gene encoding delta-aminolevulinic acid dehydratase, translating to MSGIQFHSSISHAALREWAESGTEIGPANLMYPIFVVENDDAVEEIPSMPGVKRYGGNILLDVLAPLVAKGLKSILLFGVIDKLPKDSTGSSADSSQNPIIRLLPRIRSRFPDLLVTCDVCLCPYTDHGHCGILREDGTIENEASIERLAKISLAYAKAGANVVAPSDMMDNRIRAIKDILRREGLQEKVSVLSYAVKFASGFYGPFRDAAKSAPAFGDRSCYQLPPGSRGLASRAAARDVEEGADMLMVKPGLAYLDIIRDTKNQFPNHPLFVYQVSGEYAMIHWAAEKGALDLRRALFEVLKSFRRAGADVIITYFVPRILEEISKK from the exons ATGTCTGGCATTCAATTCCATTCATCGATTTCTCATGCTGCTCTCCGGGAGTGGGCAGAAAGTGGAACGGAAATAGGACCGGCAAATCTCATGTATCCCATATTTGTTGT GGAGAATGATGATGCCGTCGAGGAGATTCCCAGCATGCCGGGTGTCAAGAGATACGGTGGGAATATTCTGCTGGATGTCCTAGCACCACTCGTGGCGAAAGgattgaaatcaattttactCTTTGGGGTGATTGATAAACTTCCAAAGGATTCAACGGGATCTTCAGCAGACTCATCTCAGAATCCCATCATTCGTCTTTTACCTCGTATTCGTTCACGATTCCCGGATCTCTTGGTGACGTGTGATGTATGCTTGTGCCCGTACACAGATCACGGTCACTGTGGGATTCTCCGAGAAGATGGGACAATTGAGAATGAAGCCAGTATTGAACGTCTGGCAAAAATAAGTCTAGCCTACGCAAAGGCAGGTGCTAATGTTGTTGCCCCATCGGACATGATGGATAATAGGATTCGCGCCATAAAGGACATCCTGAGACGTGAAGGTCTACAAGAAAAGGTTTCTGTCCTGTCGTACGCTGTAAAGTTTGCATCTGGATTCTATGGGCCCTTCCGGGATGCTGCTAAATCAGCTCCTGCCTTTGGAGATCGAAGTTGCTACCAATTGCCTCCAGGATCGAGGGGTTTAGCCTCCCGTGCAGCAGCGAGAGATGTGGAAGAAGGGGCTGATATGCTAATGGTGAAACCAGGATTAGCGTATCTGGACATTATTCGCGACACTAAGAATCAATTCCCCAATCATCCACTGTTTGTCTACCAAGTGAGCGGTGAATACGCCATGATTCACTGGGCAGCAGAAAAAGGAGCTCTAGATTTGCGTCGGGCCCTATTTGAGGTTCTAAAATCCTTCCGAAGGGCGGGGGCGGATGTGATCATTACCTACTTTGTTCCCCGGATTCTCGAGGAAATCTCCAAAAAATAG